The following are encoded together in the Geitlerinema sp. PCC 9228 genome:
- a CDS encoding thioesterase family protein yields the protein MSYQYHRVVRFADTDAAGVVYFANLLSMCHEAYEASLTASNIHLPSFFSNAQTAIPIVHADIDYFHPLCCGDRLIISLQTKPETPEKFHIHYQISLENEKIAAKAHTIHLGIDPATRSKQALSPEVTAWLQAHRH from the coding sequence ATGTCCTATCAATACCATCGTGTGGTTCGATTTGCCGATACCGATGCCGCCGGTGTCGTCTACTTTGCCAATCTATTATCCATGTGTCACGAAGCCTACGAAGCTTCCCTCACCGCCTCCAACATCCATTTGCCAAGCTTCTTTAGCAACGCACAAACTGCTATCCCCATCGTACATGCCGATATCGATTATTTTCATCCTTTGTGCTGCGGCGATCGCTTAATAATTTCGTTACAAACAAAACCAGAAACCCCAGAAAAATTCCACATCCACTATCAAATTTCTTTAGAAAACGAAAAAATAGCAGCCAAAGCCCATACCATTCACCTTGGCATCGATCCTGCCACCCGCAGCAAACAAGCTCTATCCCCAGAAGTGACCGCTTGGTTGCAAGCACATCGGCATTGA
- a CDS encoding DUF4149 domain-containing protein — protein MYSSNFHPRRWQTILLFALGFWLSASVLLDFVVMPSLYAAGMMKTTGFASAGYSLFWLFNRVELVCAGLALTGLLVTCKNNPDRDRGRNTVIILSVSLMAIALTQAFVLTPQMSAMGAQLNLLEPVASAASGMNQMHMAYFGLEMLKLVAGGTVMYWCYRHFPPMTASN, from the coding sequence ATGTATTCTTCTAACTTTCATCCCCGTCGATGGCAAACAATTTTGCTGTTCGCGCTAGGGTTCTGGTTAAGTGCTAGCGTGTTGTTGGATTTCGTAGTCATGCCTTCTTTGTATGCTGCGGGCATGATGAAAACCACTGGATTTGCTTCTGCCGGTTATTCGCTGTTTTGGTTGTTCAATCGTGTGGAACTGGTCTGTGCTGGTTTGGCATTGACTGGTTTGCTGGTCACCTGCAAGAACAACCCCGATCGCGATCGCGGTCGCAATACTGTTATTATTTTATCGGTTTCGCTGATGGCGATCGCGCTGACCCAGGCATTTGTGCTCACCCCCCAAATGAGTGCCATGGGTGCCCAGTTGAATTTGCTGGAACCGGTAGCTAGTGCTGCCTCGGGCATGAACCAAATGCATATGGCATACTTTGGTTTGGAAATGCTGAAACTGGTGGCTGGGGGAACGGTTATGTATTGGTGCTATCGACACTTTCCCCCGATGACAGCATCGAACTAA
- a CDS encoding AMP-binding protein: MVDNRKTPLAFLEEYPRENFHPTYLAENLLAFSQKRYQQCLDSYQGKNPPKILLATSDTVNFLATFVAAVSCNFPVFLGNSQWGKQEWEQALQLVHPNIIVTDGNWQERQIPASEPFPIFISRPIGIATGGSSGKLRFVVHNWETLLAAVAGLRQYFQVSQINSLCVLPLYHVSGLMQFVRSLVTGGKFFLLSSWKDMLVGSAKNSSQLPQEFSPETFFLSLVPTQLQRLLASAETASWLSQFQTIFLGGAAAWQALLETAKQWQLPLSPTYGMTETAAQVATLKPQDFLLGKNGVGCCLPHAKITIQASSQAVGIVAIASDSLAWGYYPNQPFDGKLITDDLGYFDAAGYLHLIGRNSDKIVTGGENVFPKEVEAAIRETGWVRDVLVTGIPDSDWGQVVVALYVPRCQGEPLPQPVPSLNISRYKYPKVWIPVEKIPRNDRHKIDREAVDRIIAEWQRSE; encoded by the coding sequence CATCCTACTTATCTGGCGGAAAATCTATTGGCATTTAGCCAGAAACGATACCAGCAATGCCTAGATTCTTATCAAGGAAAAAATCCACCGAAGATTTTGCTGGCTACATCAGATACAGTTAATTTCTTAGCAACTTTTGTAGCTGCTGTTTCCTGCAATTTTCCGGTATTTTTAGGAAATTCTCAATGGGGAAAGCAAGAATGGGAACAGGCTTTGCAGTTGGTTCATCCCAATATTATTGTTACTGATGGAAATTGGCAGGAACGGCAAATACCGGCATCGGAACCTTTCCCGATTTTTATTTCCAGACCAATTGGCATTGCTACTGGCGGTTCGTCGGGAAAATTGCGTTTTGTGGTTCACAATTGGGAAACGTTGCTGGCTGCGGTGGCTGGATTGAGGCAGTATTTCCAGGTTTCGCAAATCAATAGTTTGTGCGTTTTGCCTTTATATCATGTTAGCGGTTTGATGCAATTTGTGCGATCGCTGGTTACTGGCGGAAAATTTTTTCTTCTGTCTTCTTGGAAGGATATGCTTGTTGGTTCGGCTAAGAATTCTTCCCAGTTACCGCAGGAATTTTCTCCAGAAACGTTTTTTCTTTCTCTGGTTCCCACGCAATTACAACGCTTGCTGGCATCGGCGGAAACGGCTTCTTGGTTGTCGCAATTTCAAACGATTTTTTTAGGGGGGGCAGCGGCTTGGCAGGCGTTGTTGGAAACGGCAAAACAATGGCAACTTCCCCTTTCTCCTACCTACGGAATGACGGAAACGGCTGCTCAGGTAGCAACGCTAAAACCCCAGGATTTTTTATTGGGAAAAAATGGAGTAGGTTGTTGTTTACCCCATGCAAAAATTACGATTCAAGCATCTTCACAGGCGGTGGGAATTGTCGCGATCGCATCTGATTCTCTCGCTTGGGGATACTATCCCAACCAACCGTTTGATGGAAAATTGATAACCGATGATTTGGGATATTTTGATGCTGCTGGCTATTTACATTTAATCGGACGCAACAGCGATAAAATTGTTACGGGTGGAGAAAATGTTTTTCCCAAGGAAGTGGAGGCAGCGATTCGAGAAACGGGTTGGGTTCGCGATGTTTTGGTGACGGGAATTCCTGATAGCGATTGGGGGCAAGTTGTGGTTGCTCTTTACGTTCCGCGTTGCCAAGGCGAACCATTGCCGCAACCAGTTCCTTCTCTAAATATTAGCCGTTACAAATATCCCAAGGTTTGGATTCCTGTGGAGAAAATTCCTCGCAACGATCGCCATAAAATCGATCGCGAAGCTGTCGATCGTATTATTGCTGAATGGCAACGCAGTGAATGA